Proteins encoded together in one Aerosakkonema funiforme FACHB-1375 window:
- a CDS encoding allophanate hydrolase-related protein: MESKLFFICGSALRGQPDHQNLQSAKFIKEAVTLPKYRMHAVEKDWHPGVYEVEEGGIAIAGEVYELTAEQYDYLLSTEPPNLYAGKVVLSDGEEVTAMLYPRELAEQYQWPDVSNFGGWAAYKKSKQ; this comes from the coding sequence ATGGAATCAAAACTGTTCTTTATTTGCGGTTCGGCGCTGCGGGGTCAACCCGATCACCAAAATTTGCAATCTGCCAAGTTTATCAAGGAAGCAGTTACGTTGCCAAAATACCGGATGCACGCTGTAGAAAAAGATTGGCATCCCGGTGTTTATGAGGTGGAAGAAGGAGGCATTGCTATTGCAGGTGAAGTGTACGAATTGACGGCGGAACAATACGATTATTTACTTTCTACAGAACCACCTAACTTGTATGCAGGAAAGGTAGTTTTGTCTGATGGGGAAGAAGTTACTGCTATGCTGTACCCGCGAGAGTTAGCGGAACAATATCAATGGCCTGATGTTTCTAATTTTGGTGGGTGGGCAGCTTATAAAAAATCAAAACAGTAG
- a CDS encoding tetratricopeptide repeat protein — protein sequence MPMLVRSPIKILAFIPLLISVQLPLLCNFSASSLASQVEAETGRDRQAEADRLQQQGFAQAQKNRQYEAALNSWQKALTIYREIKNRLGEAQALGNIGYAYFLLEEREKAIQYLQQNLAIARQIKHRQEEADALGNIGTVYYSLGDYRKAIDYYNQSLAIQREVKNRQGEAICLQNLVTAYRYLGEYDKATEYEQQILAIANTQAEANSTTRLWQQFKIVERYPNL from the coding sequence ATGCCAATGCTCGTGCGATCGCCAATTAAAATCCTCGCCTTCATTCCTCTCCTAATTTCTGTTCAACTCCCTTTGCTCTGCAATTTTTCAGCCTCATCTTTGGCAAGCCAAGTCGAGGCTGAAACAGGACGCGATCGCCAAGCAGAAGCAGATAGATTGCAACAACAAGGTTTTGCACAAGCACAAAAAAACCGCCAATACGAGGCAGCTTTAAACTCTTGGCAAAAAGCGCTCACAATCTATCGAGAAATCAAAAACCGTCTCGGCGAGGCGCAAGCTTTGGGAAATATTGGATATGCTTATTTTCTGCTCGAAGAGCGGGAAAAAGCAATTCAATACCTTCAGCAGAATTTAGCGATCGCACGTCAAATTAAACACCGCCAAGAAGAAGCGGACGCTTTAGGAAATATTGGAACTGTTTACTATTCGCTGGGAGATTATCGCAAAGCAATTGATTACTACAACCAAAGTTTAGCCATCCAAAGGGAAGTGAAAAACCGCCAAGGTGAAGCGATTTGTTTGCAAAATTTGGTGACAGCTTATCGTTATCTCGGTGAATACGATAAAGCGACTGAATACGAACAACAAATTTTGGCGATCGCCAACACTCAAGCAGAGGCGAATTCAACAACGCGCCTCTGGCAACAATTCAAAATAGTAGAAAGATACCCCAACCTTTAG
- the puuE gene encoding allantoinase PuuE yields the protein MTTVYPRDMVGYGANPPHPKWPGDARIALQIVMNYEEGSEYSIPDGDNHSETYLWEVPGASMGPGNRDLIVESVYEYGSRSGFWRLMRLFAERDIKITVFGAALALERNPEAADAIVGAGYDICCHGWRWIGYHLLSEEEEREHIQRAIKSLEKTTGSRPLGWYCRYAPSLNTRNLIVEEGGFLYDSDAYNDDLPYWVEVEGKPHLVIPYTLDNNDMKFSVAPGFNSGDDFFTYLKDAFDVLYKEGEVAPKMMSVGLHTRLAGRPGRTAALARFLDYVQKHEKVWICRRIDIAEHWIKNHPYQPK from the coding sequence ATGACTACAGTTTACCCCCGCGATATGGTCGGTTACGGTGCGAATCCACCGCACCCAAAATGGCCGGGAGATGCCCGAATCGCTTTACAAATCGTCATGAATTATGAGGAAGGTTCGGAATATTCTATCCCGGATGGCGATAACCACTCGGAAACTTATTTGTGGGAAGTTCCCGGCGCGTCGATGGGGCCAGGAAATCGGGATTTAATCGTGGAATCGGTGTACGAATATGGCAGTCGATCGGGGTTTTGGCGGTTGATGCGGCTGTTTGCAGAACGCGACATCAAAATTACCGTTTTTGGTGCTGCATTGGCCTTGGAGCGCAATCCAGAAGCGGCAGACGCTATTGTTGGGGCTGGATACGATATCTGCTGTCACGGTTGGCGCTGGATCGGCTATCACTTATTAAGTGAAGAGGAGGAACGGGAACATATTCAGCGTGCGATTAAATCGCTGGAAAAAACCACTGGTAGCCGTCCGTTGGGGTGGTATTGTCGTTACGCACCGAGTTTAAATACGCGCAATTTAATCGTAGAAGAAGGTGGTTTTCTTTACGATTCAGATGCGTACAATGATGATTTGCCTTATTGGGTGGAAGTGGAAGGAAAACCCCATCTCGTGATACCTTACACTCTCGATAATAATGATATGAAATTTTCGGTTGCGCCCGGATTTAATAGCGGCGATGACTTTTTTACTTATCTCAAGGATGCTTTCGATGTGCTTTATAAAGAAGGCGAAGTAGCACCGAAGATGATGTCTGTGGGATTGCATACCAGGCTGGCGGGACGACCGGGACGAACGGCTGCACTGGCGCGATTTTTAGACTATGTGCAAAAGCACGAAAAAGTTTGGATTTGTCGCCGGATTGATATTGCGGAACATTGGATTAAAAATCATCCATACCAGCCAAAATAA
- the pucL gene encoding factor-independent urate hydroxylase — MNYEISYGKEEVTVYRTYGKPMLGLTKIPESAFAGKENILFAVDVGVEVFGNNFLLAYTEGDNRNVVATDTMKNFVLQNAIAYNDSTLEGFLYFLGQQFLATYPQMSSLRITGKEQPFIAASVPQDGSFVDSNVLFSRLHDDSAIATLYIDRDDDNIKIVSHECGRVGLQLIKITGSSFASFDRDNYTTLPERIDRPLFIYLDVFWKYTDAGNAINPDLSQYIAPEQVRDLVQVVFHEFVSKSIQHLIHEMGTRLLNRFPQMTEVSFTAQNRLWDSAFVSEDNEKIKSYCDPRPPYGMIKLKLTRD, encoded by the coding sequence ATGAACTACGAAATCAGCTACGGTAAAGAAGAAGTTACGGTTTATCGCACTTACGGTAAACCGATGTTGGGATTGACAAAAATACCTGAGTCGGCGTTTGCTGGCAAAGAAAATATTCTGTTTGCTGTCGATGTTGGCGTGGAGGTATTTGGCAATAATTTTCTGCTAGCTTACACGGAGGGGGATAATCGAAATGTGGTCGCTACGGATACGATGAAAAACTTTGTTTTGCAAAATGCGATCGCATACAATGATTCTACCCTAGAAGGTTTCCTCTATTTTCTCGGTCAGCAATTTTTGGCAACTTATCCCCAAATGTCTTCCCTGCGGATAACGGGAAAGGAACAACCGTTTATAGCGGCATCAGTTCCGCAAGATGGTAGTTTTGTAGATAGCAATGTTTTGTTTAGTAGGCTGCATGACGATAGTGCGATCGCAACTCTTTATATTGACCGAGATGACGATAACATAAAAATAGTATCTCACGAATGCGGACGAGTGGGATTGCAGTTAATTAAGATTACCGGAAGTTCCTTTGCCAGTTTCGATCGCGACAACTATACCACATTACCCGAACGGATCGATCGCCCCCTATTCATCTATCTGGATGTCTTCTGGAAATACACCGATGCGGGGAATGCAATCAACCCCGACTTATCCCAATACATCGCACCCGAACAAGTGCGCGATTTGGTGCAAGTTGTCTTCCATGAATTTGTCAGCAAATCGATTCAGCATCTCATCCACGAAATGGGAACTAGATTGTTAAATCGTTTCCCCCAAATGACAGAAGTTTCCTTCACCGCCCAAAATCGTCTTTGGGATAGCGCATTTGTTTCTGAAGATAACGAAAAAATCAAATCTTATTGCGATCCGCGTCCTCCCTACGGAATGATTAAATTAAAACTAACCAGAGACTAA
- the uraH gene encoding hydroxyisourate hydrolase, with the protein MPGKLTTHVLDTAQGIPAANMEIELWFLTPQNDGRKLLKIVHTNQDGRIDAPLLSEGELEVGVYELIFDVGKYFTAQSIKTPQPHFLDRVPVRFGIADIHAHYHVPLLVSPWSYSTYRGS; encoded by the coding sequence ATGCCAGGTAAACTCACCACCCACGTACTCGACACAGCGCAAGGTATTCCCGCTGCAAATATGGAAATAGAATTGTGGTTTCTTACCCCGCAGAATGATGGTAGAAAGTTACTTAAAATAGTGCATACAAATCAAGATGGACGTATTGATGCACCATTACTTTCTGAGGGTGAATTAGAGGTGGGTGTTTACGAGTTGATATTTGATGTGGGAAAATACTTTACCGCACAGTCAATTAAAACGCCTCAACCACATTTTCTCGATCGCGTTCCGGTGCGTTTTGGGATTGCGGATATTCACGCGCATTATCACGTACCTTTGTTGGTGTCGCCTTGGTCGTATAGTACTTATCGCGGGAGTTAA
- the uraD gene encoding 2-oxo-4-hydroxy-4-carboxy-5-ureidoimidazoline decarboxylase → MRYQIAEINQLSQQDFIEVLGGIFEDSPWVAEKVYRKRPFADLSSLHQAMVGVVRNASLEEQLELIRSHPDLGSKLRMSESSVQEQAGAGLDRLSGEEFDRFHSLNQRYKKKFGFPFIIAVKNHTKQSILNAFSQRLENPKDAEIQTALQEIAQIAWLRLREIIQS, encoded by the coding sequence ATGAGGTATCAAATAGCTGAGATTAATCAACTGAGTCAGCAAGATTTTATCGAAGTTTTAGGTGGAATTTTTGAGGATTCGCCTTGGGTAGCTGAAAAAGTTTATCGTAAGCGACCTTTTGCAGATTTGTCATCTTTACATCAGGCGATGGTGGGAGTGGTGCGAAATGCAAGTTTGGAGGAACAGTTGGAACTAATTCGATCGCATCCGGATTTGGGAAGTAAACTTAGAATGAGTGAATCTTCCGTGCAAGAACAAGCTGGTGCTGGATTGGATCGGTTAAGTGGTGAAGAGTTCGATCGCTTTCATTCCCTCAACCAAAGATACAAGAAAAAGTTTGGTTTTCCATTTATCATCGCCGTGAAAAATCATACTAAACAAAGCATCCTCAATGCTTTTTCTCAAAGATTAGAAAACCCCAAGGATGCAGAAATACAAACAGCTTTGCAAGAAATTGCCCAGATTGCTTGGCTTCGTTTGCGTGAAATTATTCAATCTTGA
- a CDS encoding NACHT domain-containing protein, whose protein sequence is MLGVETIALEAAKNLAGIFVKNAWETGGKILGQLGETVDKKVQNLIFTASKQYVQNYSDRHGILKVLGMREPVALESVYTAVQFLDKWDIRRFESIENLEISYRETRSFQPKNCLKRDGLKVANEKQYLMVLGGPGAGKSTFLRKLGLEVLKGFQGGFEHECIPVFIELKGFRSENMDVQKSIVEEFRLCDFPNPEESTTKLLEQGKLLILLDGLDEVPAKVMNETIGQIQNFVDLYKNNRFIISCRTAAYRQNFRRFTDVAMAEFDNAQIKQFIGNWFHSELDKKLGTAQKCWQLLQKRENAAAKELAQTPLLLTLLCLVYDRSQNFPANRSILYRKALRVLLEEWAAEKRILQDEIYQGMRTELEEILLAEIAHIGFEADRLFFSQQEVVSQIKAFLASNLNAPKHLDGEGVLKAIAVQQGILVERAEDVFSFSHLTLQEYLTAQYITDHYQIPKLVAEHLNDKRWQEVFLLVTGLMRGGADELLLMMEKEAQKHINTPKLQGLLNWSNQVTEGTEGNFKPAAKRTTALFLALGRDRAHELASILSPNLGRILEITRVLDLARAVNPNLERTLNSTRTPCRPATHTRAFSRALTRALAQELQDIKIFKDVNFTVLIARLEVLKAKAPGIDRSDNVHQGFNNRVSQTWLNALKIKPELICLCCQELQALEDYLYANLLIVKCKQAAVRMSPKIWEAIEARMLLGNCQD, encoded by the coding sequence ATGCTCGGAGTTGAAACGATCGCTTTAGAAGCAGCCAAAAACTTAGCTGGAATATTTGTCAAAAACGCTTGGGAAACAGGAGGTAAAATTTTAGGGCAATTGGGCGAAACTGTGGATAAAAAAGTTCAAAATCTAATATTTACAGCTTCCAAACAATACGTCCAAAACTACAGCGATCGCCACGGCATCTTAAAAGTATTGGGTATGCGCGAACCTGTCGCATTGGAATCAGTATATACCGCCGTTCAGTTTTTGGATAAGTGGGATATCCGCCGTTTTGAATCAATTGAAAACTTAGAAATATCTTACCGAGAAACCCGAAGTTTTCAACCGAAAAATTGCCTGAAGCGAGACGGACTGAAAGTTGCTAACGAGAAGCAATACTTAATGGTACTCGGTGGCCCTGGCGCGGGTAAATCTACCTTTTTGCGGAAGCTGGGACTGGAAGTCTTAAAAGGCTTTCAAGGAGGATTTGAGCATGAGTGTATCCCCGTTTTTATCGAGTTGAAAGGATTTAGATCCGAAAATATGGATGTGCAAAAATCGATTGTTGAAGAGTTTCGTCTTTGCGACTTTCCCAACCCAGAAGAATCAACGACAAAATTACTAGAGCAAGGAAAGCTGTTAATTTTGCTGGATGGGTTGGATGAAGTGCCAGCTAAAGTGATGAATGAGACGATCGGCCAAATTCAAAACTTTGTCGATCTCTACAAGAATAATCGGTTTATTATTTCTTGCAGAACGGCTGCATACCGACAAAACTTTCGCCGCTTTACTGATGTGGCAATGGCAGAGTTTGACAATGCCCAAATTAAACAATTTATTGGCAATTGGTTTCATTCGGAACTCGATAAAAAATTAGGCACTGCCCAAAAGTGCTGGCAACTACTCCAAAAACGAGAAAATGCGGCAGCTAAAGAATTAGCTCAGACTCCTTTGTTGCTAACTTTGCTGTGTCTGGTTTACGATCGTTCGCAAAACTTTCCGGCTAATCGCAGTATTCTTTACCGCAAAGCTCTGAGAGTTTTGTTAGAAGAATGGGCGGCGGAAAAGCGGATTTTGCAGGATGAAATTTATCAAGGAATGAGGACGGAGTTAGAAGAGATTTTACTAGCGGAAATTGCCCATATAGGGTTTGAGGCAGATCGACTGTTTTTTTCGCAGCAGGAGGTTGTTAGTCAAATCAAGGCTTTCTTGGCTAGTAATTTGAATGCACCGAAGCATTTAGATGGTGAAGGAGTTTTGAAGGCGATCGCAGTTCAACAAGGAATCCTGGTAGAAAGAGCAGAGGATGTGTTTTCATTTTCCCATTTAACGCTTCAGGAATATTTAACCGCTCAATACATTACCGACCATTACCAAATCCCGAAGTTAGTCGCCGAACACCTGAACGATAAACGTTGGCAAGAAGTATTTTTGCTAGTAACGGGACTGATGCGCGGCGGGGCAGATGAGTTGCTGTTAATGATGGAAAAGGAAGCGCAAAAGCATATCAATACTCCTAAATTACAAGGTCTACTTAATTGGTCAAACCAGGTGACAGAAGGGACGGAAGGAAACTTTAAACCAGCTGCTAAACGAACCACTGCTTTGTTCTTAGCTTTGGGTCGCGATCGCGCTCACGAACTCGCCAGCATTCTCAGTCCAAATCTCGGTCGTATCCTCGAAATAACTCGCGTTCTCGATCTTGCTCGTGCTGTTAATCCTAACTTAGAACGCACTCTTAATTCTACCCGTACTCCTTGCCGTCCCGCCACTCACACCCGCGCCTTCTCCCGCGCCCTCACACGCGCTCTCGCTCAAGAATTGCAGGATATCAAAATTTTCAAAGATGTAAATTTTACCGTCCTAATTGCTCGACTAGAAGTGCTGAAAGCGAAAGCTCCGGGTATTGATCGATCTGACAACGTGCATCAAGGATTCAACAATCGCGTCTCTCAAACCTGGTTAAATGCTCTTAAGATTAAGCCCGAACTAATTTGCTTATGCTGTCAAGAATTACAGGCTCTCGAAGATTACCTCTATGCCAATTTGCTGATAGTAAAGTGCAAACAAGCCGCAGTGCGGATGTCCCCAAAAATTTGGGAAGCAATTGAGGCGCGAATGTTACTGGGTAATTGTCAAGATTGA
- a CDS encoding type II toxin-antitoxin system HicB family antitoxin yields MRYAVVIEKAEGNYSAYVPDLPGCVSVGDTIEEVKQNIQEAIEFHLEGMQEDGLPIPQPTTECEYVEVAAVVG; encoded by the coding sequence ATGCGTTACGCGGTGGTGATTGAAAAAGCAGAAGGTAATTATTCCGCTTACGTTCCCGATTTACCTGGGTGCGTAAGTGTTGGAGATACTATAGAAGAAGTGAAACAAAATATTCAAGAAGCGATCGAATTTCATTTAGAAGGAATGCAAGAAGATGGTTTACCTATTCCTCAACCAACTACTGAATGCGAATATGTAGAAGTGGCAGCAGTTGTGGGATAA